The sequence below is a genomic window from Lolium perenne isolate Kyuss_39 chromosome 4, Kyuss_2.0, whole genome shotgun sequence.
CAGCCCAGTGTATATCAGTTGGAGTCTGAAGAAACTGATACACCTTATTAACACTGTATGCAATGTCTGGCCGAGTGAGTGTGAGATATTGCAGTGCTCCCACAACACTGCGATACTGAGTAACATCCGCAGCTAGTAATGGTTCACCCTCATGGCGAGACAGTTTGTATGATGACGACATAGGAGTACAGACGGGCTTGGCTTGGTGCATATTTGTGCGCTTCAGCAGATCGGTCACATACTTCTGCTGATAAAGAAGAATTCCATCTTCCATAGTCCTgacttcaataccgagaaaatagCCAAGCCGGCCAAGATCTTTAACAGGGAAGTCACATCGAAGTTGCTTGAGCAGACGATCAGCAGCACTTGCAGTTGAGCCGACTACAATAATGTCGTCCACATACACTAGCATGTATATAGTGACTGAATGATCCTTGTAGACAAAGAGAGAAACATCAGCCTTAGAGGCAGAAAAACCAAGTGTGTGTAGCTTACTGCTCAACCGTGCAAACCAGGCCCTTGGTGCTTGCTTTAGTCCATAGAGCGACTTCTCCAGCTTGCATATATGTTGCGGATACCGAGAATCAACATAACCAGGTGGCTGCAGCATGTAGACCTCCTCATCGAGAAAACCATGGAGAAAAGCATTGTCGACGTCGAGTTGCCGCATATGCCACCCTTGCGTCACGGCAAGAGAGAGGATGACACGAATGGTTGTGGGCTTGATGACAGGACTGTAGGTGTCATCGTAGTCGATGCCGTGCCGCTGCTTGAAGCCCTTGGCGACGAGACGAGCTTTATAGCGATCCACCATACCATCTGGCCGGTGTTTGATCTTGAACACCCAGCGACTGTCAATCACATTGAGGCCAGGCCGAAAAGGAACCAGTCGCCAGGTCTTGTTCTGTTGGAGAGCAGAGAACTCAGAATCCATGACGGATTTCCAGCGAGGATGATGCAGAGCAGCAACAACAGATGCAGGGACAACAGCACCATCAATGTCGGAAGCCTCAGCCGAGACAGTATCGCCAGCAGGTACAGGCACGGCGTGCACGGCCACATAGGTGATAGTACCATCTGTTCGTTGAAGAGCCTTCCAGGTGTGGTCACGTTTTCGAGTGACCATGTGATGGCGCGGAGCAGGTTCAGCCGTGGCAGGGGACGGCGTGGCCACTAGCGAGGAAGTGGCGGAGGACGGCGACGTCGAAGCCGTCGTGGACGAGCTAGCGTCCGAGTGCTGGACCGAGGAGACGCCGGGGCTTGCATGGGTCGGGGAGGAGGGAGTACGGCCCAACTCAGAAGGCTGGCCCGAGGTTGCATGGCCCGTTGCATGATCGCCCGCGTGATCGACATCAGGTGCAGCATCCGCACGTCCGGGCGTAGCCGGCAGAGAACCTGCAGCAACAGAAACAGCACGAGATTGGATAGGCCCTTGAGGGTCATTAGAACCATTAGTACAGATGCCAGAGTCAGCCACTAAGTGAGTTTCAGTGTAGATGGTTGGGTGGAGGGTAGCATCATATTTGCGAGAGAACGGAAAAAGAGTTTCGTCAAAAACGACGTCCCGTGAGATATAAACTCGGCCTGTAGAGGTGTCAAGGCACTTGTATCCCTTGTGATGATCACTGTAACCGATGAAGACGCATTCCTTGGAGTGAAACATGAGTTTCTTGGAATTGTAGGGACGGAGGTGAGGAAAACATGCACAACCAAAAGCTTTAAGCATGCCGTAGTGTGGTTTGGCTTTGTCTCCAAGGAGACGCTCAAGAGGCGTGGCATTGTCAATGACCCTAGTAGGAAGGCGATTGATCAAGAAAGTTGCAGTAGTGAATGCCTCATCCCAAAAGGTCACAGGCATGGAAGCTTGGGCAAGGAGGGAGAGGCCTGTTTTGACAATGTGTCGGTGTTTCCGTTCAATGGAGCCGTTTTGTTGGTGGGTGTGAGGGCAAGAAACGTGGTGAGCAATACCGTTGTTGTCAAAGTATTTGTGAAGGCGACGATATTCGCCTCCCCAATCAGATTGGATGCATTTGATTTTCTTATCAAGAAGTAATTCAACATGTTTTTGAAATTTGTAAAAGATAGGTTCAACATCGGATTTTGCATGAAGTAGATAGATCCacgtaaacttgctaaaatcatcCACAAAACTCACATAATACTTAAAACCACCAACAGAGGTGATGGTAGGGCCCCAAACATCGGTATAAATCAGTTCAAGAGGTTGTGTGGAAACATGAGTAGACAAAGAAAATGGGAGCTGGTGACTCTTAGCTTGACGACATGCATTGCACATATGTGCATGCTGAGAATTACAAAACGGAAGTTTATTCAAACTCAAGATTGAATTGACCACTTGAGGGGATGGATGACCTAGGCGTCGATGCCATTGCTCTTTGCTTGCTCTAGCGGTGAGCATGGCACACTTAGGGACGCTTATTGACGATGACTCAATGGGGTAGAGACCTCCTTCACACCTCCCTTGCAGGAGCTTTGCCCTCGACACCTGATCCTTGACAACAAAGTGATGTGGATGAATTTCAATAAAAACTTCATTGTCATTGGTGAGTTTATGAGCGGAAACAAAAAAAATAGTAATGTGTGGAACATGGAGAACGTTGCGTAGGTGGAGAGGTTTGGCATTTGTATTAATAGAACTATGACCAACATGGGAAATATGCAAACATGCGCCATTGCCGACGTGCACTTGCTCATTGTCGTGGTAGCGCTCGCGGATGTGGAGGCGGTCGAGGTCGTTGGTGATGTGATCGGTGGCCCCGGTATCCATGTACCAGGTTGGGTCGGTGTGGTAGGAGGTTGTTGCAGCATTGGCAGAGTGCTCCTCCCCAGTGAAGGCGTGATCGAAACGGCGGCGGCAGCATATGGCGACGTGCCCTATCTTGCCACAAATTTGACAGACAGGGCGCTGGTCGTTGTTGGAGTTGCTGCCGCCTCCAGCGCCGCGGCCTTGCTCCTGGCCACGGCCACCTCCATTGCCGCGGCCTTGCCCACGACCGCGGTAGCCGCCACCATTGCCACGGCCACCAGAGTTGTTGTTGTGGCTGCCTTGGCCACCAGAGTAGTTGTTGTTGCCGCCATTGCCGCCCTGGCCGCCATTGccgtggccaccaccgccacggcGCGTGAAGTTGGTGGACGCGCCGCCACCAAGCCCGTAGTCGAAGTCGTGCAGATCATGCATGTGCTCATAAGCAAGAAGGTGAGCATATACCTCATCCAGCGTCAGGTCGTCTGCCTTGATGGTGAGGGTGGTGACGAGCGGGTCGTAGTCGGGGCCCAGTCCCGCCAGGATGTACGCGATGACCTCGTCTTCGCGCAGTGGCTGACCGATAGCAGCAAGGGTGTCGGCCAGCGTCTTCATGTGGCAGAAGTAATCTGCAGCAGGGGTCCCCTTCTTCTTGGCGACGGCGAGCTGGGCGCGCGTTCACGCGTCTTTGACGCGAACATCCGCTCCAGGATGCTCCAGGCCTGGCGAGCGGTGGGCGCGGACATGATGTGCGCCAGGATGTCTTCAGTCACCGTGGCAAGGATGCAGCCGAGCACGGTCTGGTCCCGGACATACCAGGTGGCGTAGTCGGGGTTGACGACCTCCTCAGTCCACCGGTCATCGCCATCACCGGTAGTCTTGGTGATGGTCTCAACAGGGACAATGGTCGACCCGTCGATGTGACCAAGTAGGGAGTGGCTCCGGAGGTGGGTGAGAAGCTGTGCTTTCCAGAGCATGAAGTTGCCGTGGCCAAGGCGCACGGTGACAGAGGAGGTGATCGGCATGGGGGCGAgttgggaggaggaggaagagccaGCATGGGGAACGAGAGACATGGGTCAATgaagctctgataccatatagAAATACAGATTAGATTGGTTTAGGCTGCAGTGCCAGTCAAGGTCACCGATGATCTCATTATATAGGCAGCCGGAGGCTTGCCGTGGAGTACAAGGTAATGTACAGATAAGTACAAGTTGTTACAGATGTTACAGATGGATCATACGGTTTCTAACAAACCGATCTATACTAACAACCTGACTATGTACCTATTTATCTTGACACACGTAATGTCATTTCATGTTATCTTAGTTGTTTATAAGGTTGATACATGTACCGACCTTACGGGAGGCCGGACCTTATCCCCCATTTTGAAAAGAAAAAAAGTACATACAAAGAGGGAAGAGCCCTAATGGGCTGCAATTGCATGAGACCCGGACTATCCTATAGACTAGGGTTTGGTGGTTACACACAATGTACATAGTGTTCACATGTTGTTATTTTATTTGGTCCAACCTCTTGTGATTGATCGTATTTGAGTAATGCTATATTATTATTCCTTGTTGAGATTCTGACATACAGTAACAAAAAGTTTGGGGGCACTAGCAACATGCATATGGGTGGGCAGCTTGACTTTCCATATAAAGATAAGGTTGTGATTCAATTAGTTAGGATATATACCCGCAAAAAAAATATCTAGGATACAAGCATGTTGTTGTATTTATTTGGTCCGACCTCCTTTAATTGATTGTATTTGTGTATGTTGTATGTATGCATCACTAAGCACGTCATATATTAGAGAGGTCCTCGGCCAAAAGCAATCACTCGGATTATTGGTCATCTACTCTATTTGTAAGCTCCTCGTTCGTAATATTTACTTCAAGCAAAATGGATGCAGAGAAATAGCTTTTGGATCGTCTGAACTCTGTAGGGCTATTCATCATCTCCTTTTTCCTCCGTTTACATTACATTTTTTTACATAAATAGTACAAAGTGTGAAATCATTAGACCTTAGACAATTCCCATTAAGATAAGGTCATGATTGAAATAGGATATATAAGATTCGCATGTTGTTTTATCTATTTGGTCCGACCTCTTGTACCTAATTGATCATATTTGAGTTTGTTATGTATCATTAGGCACACCTAGAGAGGCCGTCGGCGCAAAGCGATCATCTACTGTACTTTAAGCTCTTCGTTCATAATATCTACTTCCCATGTTCGGAATAAGTCGATGCGAGTGCTAGATGGGGATCAGTTCTTTTTTGTTgcaaaacacagtacaaacgtatACGCTCACAAATACGTACATATACACATCTCTATGAATGAACGCACACCCCTATGAGCATCTTCGAGAGACCGAGCGCAAGAAACTGATTTGACGTGACATCGCCTCCTAACCTAGGATTTAAACTTTGATAGGCTGGGATgtcactgccctcctaaccatctaATCACAGGCTGGTACTCCACGGAACTAGCTTATGTATGTACACTAGCGAAAGTTGCTGCCTTGGTGGAATCTGTGGTTAAAATATCCGTTTGGTTGGCTTTTATAACTTTCTAACAGCAGAAGCAGATTATAAAAGCTGAAGCAAACAAACCTAAGCAAGATGGATGCAGAGAAATAGCTCTTGCTTCGTCTGAGAAATAAAAACTTTGTGTAGCGCATTTTTATTCCATGTTGAGATTCTGACATAGTAACAAACAGTTTTGGGGGCACCTGCAATCCTGCAGTAACATGAATGCTATTGGTGGgcactcgagactttcaaatggtTGTCGGCCTCGTGCGTGGTCGAAGATAGATGCGGATGGTCGCTGGAGTTTTGAAATACTATCATTGAGAGAACTTGGCGATGAATTCGTAGATGTGGTCGCTGACCTCCTGCGCCTTCTCCATCTGGAGGAAGTGGCCGGTGCCGGGGATGACCACCACCTCCTCGAGCAGCGGCACGTCCTTCTTGAACCCTCCCCCGTGGACGTACTCCTGGACCCCCTCGAAGTGGTACGTGATCTCGCCGTCCCCGACCACGTACTTTGTGGGCACCTGCACCTTGGCGTCCGACCACGCCGCCGCCAGCTCGCAGTTCCGGTCCATGTTGCGGTAGTAGTTGATGCCGCCGGCGAATCCGGTCCGCTCGAACTCGGCGCCCAAGTAGTCGACGTCGGCCTCGGTGAGCCAGGGAGGGAGCGTCGATGTCGGGTACTTGTCGTCGTCCATCTCCTCGTCGCAGGCCACGCCGTGGCTGAAGCAGTGGCAGAGGATCTGGCGCAGGAGGCGCCTGGCGTGCGCCGGCGCGAACTGCCGCGCCTCGGCGACGCCGGGCTCCTGGAAGCGGCACATGTAGTAGGACGGGCCGTAGGTTCGGGTGAAGTACTCGATGGGCATCACGAAGCCGGGGCCGGTGCGCGCCATGATACTGCGCATGAAGGCGAGGCTGGTGTTCACCAGCGCCGTCACGCGGTCCGGCCGGAAGAGGCACACGTACCACGCGATCAGCGCGCCCCAGTCGTGCCCCACCAAGAACACCTGCAAACGGTAAAATCTCTCGCCCAATAAGATGACATGAGCTCAAGCATGCAGCTTATCTTTGCTGTGCGTGGACGATTTCTGACTTTTCTTAGCCCTTCTTCAGATAATCAGACCGGCCACAAATTTGTACAAGAAGTCTATGAGTGAAATTGTACCTTTGGGAGCTCGAGGGTATTGAGAAGAGCTACAACATCACCGACGATATGGAAGGCGGTGTAAGATCCTACATCGGGTGGGGCGGTGGTGCCGCCATAGCCGCGAAGGTCGGGCGCAACACAGTGGTACCCCCGCGCCGCCAGATGTTCTATCTGGTGACGCCACGAGTACCATAGTTCCGGGAAGCCGTGCAAGAACAATACTGTCCCCTTGGAGCCCATCTCAGGGCCGGTCTCCAAGGTTCGGTGCCTGATCAACACATCCTCCATGCTCTCTCCCCCCTCTCTTGTCTATTTACTGTATGTGTTTGTGTTTTTGTGTGTGCGTGTCTGCCATTGCAGGGGTATTTAAAGACACGGGAAATCATATAGTATCTACTTTGACATAGTTTGGATGGTTGTTCCATAGAGCTACGGATACAATAAAGACGGTTATTGGCACAATGTAACCCTAGTGGCCAACAATTTTTGAGCTGGTATAATTTATTTTATATGAGGGCCTTATTGGTGGTTTGAATACTCGCATGCAATGTATCTACACCAATAATGCAATGTTGCCGTGTCACATTGGAATAATGTGTTCATGTTGTTGTACTACATACTCCATCCTTCCGCAAATCGGATGCATATATTCTGTTTTGGTTAAAGTTAAACTTCTTAAAATTTGACCAACCATTGAGTAAAGGTATTAACATTAATAATCTCGTGGAATATGAATATATTATGTGCATTTAGTATTGTAGATGTTTATATCCTTTTCTATAAAGTTCCTCAAACTTTAAAATGTTTGACTTTAAGCAAAAGCTATAACCATCCTATTTTGAGAAAGAGAAAGTATATATGAGCAAAAAAGACCGTCTCATGCCAAGTCTTCTCTACAAAATGGGACTACATACTCCCAAGTCTTCGAGAAAACGAGGCTACACTCTTGTAACTGTTATTTTGTACAAACGTTGTTGTTTTGTTATGTAAGGAAAAATGATGTATACATCAGTTCCATACTTTGTCCGGAGGTGgcattttggctcataggagcaaatgctcccattatacaaaataattaaaatacaatttttaaaatgtcaaaaaaattctgacataatttttttggtgtaCATCGTGTCATTATATGTTAGTACATAAGTTTTCGTAGAGAAATAACATTTTATGGCtagtacaaaaaagacaaaaagatgtcctgtacgtagtcgtgttatagcactaaatttatcttttttacaggagccacataatTTTTTAGTTTTTTCTGAAAAACTTGTGTACGACCATAAAATGTGTAGATGTACATGGAaaatttattttaattttttttaacaaTTCGAAATATAAATTCACACAACGGCAGCAAATGCttctatgagccaaagtgaatatcccaCTTTGTCCACGCTTCTA
It includes:
- the LOC127294486 gene encoding epoxide hydrolase 3, encoding MEDVLIRHRTLETGPEMGSKGTVLFLHGFPELWYSWRHQIEHLAARGYHCVAPDLRGYGGTTAPPDVGSYTAFHIVGDVVALLNTLELPKVFLVGHDWGALIAWYVCLFRPDRVTALVNTSLAFMRSIMARTGPGFVMPIEYFTRTYGPSYYMCRFQEPGVAEARQFAPAHARRLLRQILCHCFSHGVACDEEMDDDKYPTSTLPPWLTEADVDYLGAEFERTGFAGGINYYRNMDRNCELAAAWSDAKVQVPTKYVVGDGEITYHFEGVQEYVHGGGFKKDVPLLEEVVVIPGTGHFLQMEKAQEVSDHIYEFIAKFSQ